In one window of Roseofilum capinflatum BLCC-M114 DNA:
- a CDS encoding class I SAM-dependent methyltransferase: MKQITIPPESPASWQEVFYYDQIEIYGDRRVLGHTYAYQNRRQVVIDLVQKVAQPGAKVLDVAASQGNYSLWLAELGYQVTWNDLRSELVDYVKMKYEKGDIEYAPGNLFDLGFDSCFDVVLITEIIEHVAHPDQFLQKISQLVKPGGYIVMTTPNGEYIRHNLPKFSDCPDPSLYEEQQFSPNSDGHIFLMHTDEIPPLVNQAGLEIEEIRLFTNSLTNGHIKLEYLLKVLPKGVVDGMEKLTGSLPFSLQRKLHKGMAVLIRRSPEPESKG, from the coding sequence ATGAAGCAGATCACAATTCCCCCAGAATCCCCGGCAAGTTGGCAAGAAGTATTTTACTATGACCAGATAGAAATTTATGGCGATCGCCGGGTTCTGGGTCATACCTATGCTTACCAGAATCGCCGTCAGGTGGTGATTGATTTGGTGCAAAAAGTAGCCCAACCGGGGGCTAAGGTTTTAGATGTGGCGGCTTCTCAGGGAAATTATAGTCTATGGCTGGCGGAATTGGGCTACCAAGTGACTTGGAATGACCTGCGATCGGAATTAGTCGATTACGTGAAAATGAAGTATGAAAAGGGAGATATTGAGTATGCTCCCGGTAATTTATTTGATTTAGGGTTTGATTCTTGCTTTGATGTGGTCTTGATTACGGAGATTATTGAGCATGTGGCCCATCCCGATCAATTTCTGCAAAAAATTTCCCAATTGGTAAAACCGGGAGGGTATATTGTCATGACCACCCCCAATGGGGAATATATTCGCCATAATTTACCCAAGTTTTCCGATTGTCCCGATCCCTCTTTGTACGAAGAACAACAATTTAGCCCCAATTCGGATGGTCATATTTTTCTGATGCATACGGATGAAATTCCGCCCCTCGTGAATCAAGCGGGCTTAGAAATAGAAGAAATTCGCTTGTTTACGAATTCCTTAACCAATGGTCATATTAAACTAGAGTATCTGTTAAAGGTGTTACCCAAAGGGGTGGTAGATGGCATGGAAAAATTGACCGGCTCTTTGCCTTTTTCTCTGCAACGGAAACTGCATAAAGGGATGGCTGTTTTGATCCGGCGATCGCCTGAACCGGAATCTAAGGGATAA
- a CDS encoding glycosyltransferase family 4 protein has product MKILMLSSTFPYPPSRSGTEVRTFNLLKYLQKDHQVTVVAQRSPDVTDEDITGLQDHVSDLKIFPIVADERKGAIAKGKRLFSSFWEGKPQNVIHRYLKDIETLVLEGVEQGKYDAITCEHSANAVYLRPELKNRVGMVVNVHSSMYWGTRNAIEMGASENPWRDRLYLPVLYRYEQQYSQITDKLVVTTVDDQKQLQIFAPANKIEVIPNGVDLDLFPCRTQDPGGYTLAFVGSMDLTHNMDAAIFFAKKVFPQLRQRYPEVKYRIIGNRPTPEIKALANQPGVEVTGRVPSMVEALHQTTVCVVSLQTGFGIKNKTLEAMAAGIPVVGSDRGLEGLDADGVALRANTVKEYIEAISRLFENPQLRTELSQNGRKLIEDQFTWEQMGKKYEATLANAHSGSGE; this is encoded by the coding sequence ATGAAAATTCTTATGCTTTCCTCCACTTTTCCTTACCCCCCTAGTCGGTCGGGGACAGAAGTGAGAACGTTTAATCTGCTTAAATATCTACAAAAAGACCATCAAGTAACTGTAGTTGCCCAGCGATCGCCCGATGTTACCGATGAAGATATTACCGGCTTACAGGATCACGTCAGCGATCTGAAGATTTTTCCCATTGTCGCCGATGAGCGCAAAGGGGCGATCGCCAAAGGAAAGCGCCTATTCTCTTCATTCTGGGAAGGAAAACCCCAAAATGTGATTCACCGTTACCTCAAGGATATTGAAACCCTGGTTCTCGAAGGAGTCGAGCAGGGCAAGTATGATGCCATTACCTGCGAACATAGTGCCAACGCCGTTTATTTACGTCCAGAGCTAAAAAATCGAGTGGGTATGGTGGTTAATGTTCATAGTTCCATGTATTGGGGAACCAGAAATGCCATTGAGATGGGAGCTTCCGAAAATCCATGGCGCGATCGCCTTTATTTACCCGTTCTCTATCGCTACGAACAACAATACTCTCAAATTACCGATAAACTGGTCGTCACCACCGTTGACGATCAAAAACAACTGCAAATTTTTGCCCCTGCTAACAAAATTGAAGTCATTCCCAATGGAGTCGATCTAGACTTATTTCCCTGTCGAACCCAAGATCCTGGGGGCTATACCTTAGCCTTTGTGGGTTCCATGGACTTAACTCACAATATGGATGCGGCGATCTTCTTTGCCAAAAAAGTCTTCCCCCAACTGCGTCAGCGCTATCCTGAAGTCAAGTATCGCATTATCGGCAATCGTCCCACCCCTGAAATTAAAGCCTTAGCTAACCAACCGGGTGTAGAAGTGACGGGAAGAGTCCCTTCCATGGTGGAAGCGCTCCATCAAACTACCGTGTGTGTGGTGTCTTTACAAACGGGTTTTGGCATTAAAAATAAGACCCTGGAAGCGATGGCGGCAGGTATTCCGGTTGTGGGGAGCGATCGCGGTTTAGAAGGACTCGATGCCGATGGGGTTGCCTTGCGAGCCAATACGGTAAAAGAGTACATTGAAGCCATTTCCCGACTATTTGAGAACCCCCAACTCAGAACCGAACTCTCTCAAAACGGGCGCAAACTGATTGAAGATCAGTTCACTTGGGAACAAATGGGCAAAAAATATGAAGCAACTTTAGCAAACGCTCACTCAGGGTCAGGGGAATAA
- a CDS encoding sulfotransferase family protein, translated as MNTKKVLFIISAGHSGSSLLSVILGSHPQCFSAGEFGNLPNRYRNGAFLDCINRNSDFWEETFGKEGIKQLSIGLGDTRATPYIPLKIEKRVREFLGNDQVFNPYSLMFSKLNEEVIIDATKFYPFVEKKLKAREFRSGEVEAYLLHLVRDGRAVLNSFLRRFQDMDVVDFTEGWVQKTKGRQAYFHSFKEDKKIEIAYEDLASQPHQTIQTICQWIGIEFIEDMLEYWKYDHHDISGNDGTYSLIRRYQGKEILDKVREVHGEYYEKRDLSIKLDLRWKKELSPENLDIFNRIAGAVNQPYEYN; from the coding sequence ATGAATACCAAAAAAGTTTTGTTTATCATCTCAGCAGGACACTCTGGTTCTAGCCTTCTTTCCGTCATTCTGGGGAGTCATCCTCAGTGCTTTTCTGCTGGAGAATTTGGAAATCTGCCTAACCGCTACAGAAACGGAGCTTTCCTAGACTGTATTAACCGTAATTCAGATTTTTGGGAAGAAACCTTTGGCAAAGAAGGTATAAAGCAACTCTCTATTGGCTTAGGGGACACTCGTGCAACACCCTATATTCCTTTAAAAATAGAAAAAAGAGTTCGAGAATTCTTAGGCAACGACCAAGTCTTTAATCCCTATAGCTTAATGTTTTCTAAACTTAATGAAGAAGTAATAATCGATGCCACTAAATTTTACCCCTTTGTGGAAAAGAAGCTTAAGGCTAGAGAATTTAGATCTGGGGAAGTTGAAGCCTATTTATTACATTTAGTTAGAGATGGAAGAGCAGTCCTTAATTCTTTCCTACGCAGATTCCAAGATATGGACGTTGTAGACTTTACTGAGGGTTGGGTACAAAAGACGAAGGGAAGGCAGGCTTATTTTCATTCATTTAAAGAAGATAAAAAAATAGAAATTGCCTATGAAGACTTGGCCAGTCAACCACACCAAACCATTCAAACCATTTGCCAATGGATTGGCATAGAATTTATAGAGGATATGCTAGAGTACTGGAAATACGATCACCATGACATTTCTGGCAACGATGGAACTTACTCTTTAATTAGACGCTACCAAGGGAAAGAAATACTAGATAAAGTGCGTGAAGTTCATGGAGAGTATTACGAAAAACGAGATTTATCAATTAAATTAGATTTACGCTGGAAAAAAGAGCTATCACCAGAGAACTTAGACATATTCAACCGTATTGCTGGAGCAGTTAACCAACCCTATGAGTACAATTGA
- a CDS encoding NYN domain-containing protein, whose product MEQNQSLCTPEQVLSNRGTVAIFIDGSNLFYAALQLGMEIDYTKLLCRLTNGSRLLRSFFYTGVDRTNEKQQGFLLWMRRNGYRVIAKDLVQLPDGSKKANLDVEIAVDMMALVGCYDTAVLVSGDGDLAYAVDSVSYRGVRVEVVSLRSMTSDSLINVADRYIDLESIKEDIQKTPRQNTYSYRPLSSLSLMDERQEKR is encoded by the coding sequence ATGGAACAAAATCAAAGTCTCTGCACTCCAGAACAAGTGCTGTCCAATCGGGGAACTGTGGCCATTTTTATTGATGGTTCTAATCTGTTTTATGCAGCTCTGCAATTGGGGATGGAGATTGATTACACGAAATTATTGTGCCGCTTAACCAATGGTTCTCGCCTGTTGCGGTCATTTTTCTATACGGGAGTCGATCGCACCAATGAGAAGCAGCAGGGCTTTTTGTTATGGATGCGTCGCAATGGCTATCGCGTGATTGCTAAGGATTTGGTGCAACTGCCGGATGGCTCGAAAAAGGCCAATTTGGATGTGGAAATTGCCGTGGATATGATGGCGTTAGTGGGGTGTTACGATACGGCTGTATTGGTGAGTGGGGATGGGGATCTCGCTTATGCTGTCGATTCTGTGAGCTATCGGGGGGTACGGGTAGAGGTGGTGAGTTTGCGATCGATGACCAGCGATAGTTTGATTAATGTAGCCGATCGCTATATCGATCTCGAAAGCATTAAGGAAGATATCCAGAAAACCCCCCGGCAAAACACCTATTCCTATCGGCCCTTATCGAGTTTAAGTCTGATGGATGAACGACAGGAAAAACGATAA
- a CDS encoding NAD-dependent epimerase/dehydratase family protein, with the protein MTKVIVTGVAGFIGSTLAETLLNQGQEVIGVDQFNDYYDPTLKRRNVSSFENHPQFQLIEGDIQALDWNSLLTDVEVVYHQAAQAGVRASWGEGFRSYTERNINATQIMLEAAKQFTTLKRFVYASTSSIYGNAETFPTSEMIPPQPVSPYGITKLAAERLCVLYHQNFQVPFTALRYFTVYGPRQRPDMAFHKFYKAVLEDRAIDIYGDGQQTRDFTFIQDAVAANIAAATAPDAVGEIFNIGGGSRVVLTDVLDTMEKIVGQPIRRNHIDRAMGDARHTSADVSKAKKLIGYQPQVSLEEGLTKEWEWVQELYR; encoded by the coding sequence ATGACTAAAGTAATTGTAACTGGTGTGGCTGGTTTTATTGGTTCTACCTTAGCCGAAACCTTACTCAATCAAGGTCAAGAAGTGATTGGTGTCGATCAATTTAATGATTATTATGACCCCACCCTGAAACGTCGGAATGTTAGCAGTTTTGAAAATCATCCTCAGTTTCAACTGATAGAAGGAGATATTCAAGCCTTAGACTGGAATTCCCTGCTGACGGATGTGGAGGTGGTTTATCACCAAGCAGCGCAAGCGGGAGTGCGTGCGAGTTGGGGGGAAGGGTTTCGCTCCTATACGGAACGGAATATTAATGCTACTCAAATTATGCTGGAAGCGGCGAAACAGTTCACGACGTTAAAACGGTTTGTCTATGCTTCCACCTCTTCTATATATGGGAATGCCGAAACCTTTCCCACTTCAGAGATGATTCCTCCCCAACCGGTTTCTCCCTATGGCATTACCAAGTTGGCGGCGGAACGGTTATGTGTGTTATATCACCAAAATTTCCAGGTTCCGTTTACGGCTCTCCGCTATTTTACGGTGTATGGCCCCCGTCAACGTCCGGATATGGCGTTTCATAAATTTTACAAGGCGGTATTGGAAGATCGGGCCATTGACATCTATGGAGATGGTCAGCAGACGAGGGATTTTACTTTTATTCAAGATGCTGTAGCTGCCAATATTGCGGCGGCAACGGCTCCTGACGCAGTTGGGGAAATTTTTAATATTGGTGGCGGCAGTCGAGTGGTACTGACGGATGTGTTGGATACAATGGAAAAGATTGTGGGTCAACCGATCCGTAGAAATCACATCGATCGCGCCATGGGAGATGCTCGCCATACCAGTGCTGATGTTTCTAAAGCCAAGAAACTGATTGGATATCAGCCCCAAGTCTCCCTAGAGGAGGGCTTAACGAAGGAGTGGGAATGGGTTCAGGAACTCTATCGTTAA
- the lptC gene encoding LPS export ABC transporter periplasmic protein LptC, translated as MVWSTGLKSESLSPERSCFLRSALSLMLAIALSACAGSNPSNQLVEAASDAESSDEVQLVFKDITLEQGDTQGQLLWKVHAKSATYSEDRQIAIVEEPSGELYQDGKLVYRVEAKRGEVHQDGNLILLKDEIKAIAVEDEVVLEGNELEWRPHADVLVVHNTLTGSHPQVEAKADQAKVYSRLRQMELIGNVEAIAHTPQLRMNTEHLMWLMKDQQVLGSVPLEVKHYQEEEQSLTEPPARPPSHTALAGGSMVDLENESVTLMNQVTLTAANPALEAKSDSMTWDLKSQSVGANQTLTLEHLDEQLTLVGDRGSVDLANQVAHLTENVRVTGGRNQSDLSAENVTWSFGTEEVEATGNVTYRQVNPPLFLQGARAFGQLRDQNITVSSGDRTRVVTEIIP; from the coding sequence ATGGTATGGAGTACAGGGTTGAAGTCTGAAAGCCTGAGTCCGGAACGCTCTTGCTTTTTGCGTAGCGCTCTCTCCTTAATGTTGGCGATCGCTTTATCTGCTTGTGCGGGATCGAATCCTTCTAATCAACTGGTGGAAGCAGCATCGGATGCTGAATCCTCCGATGAGGTTCAATTGGTCTTTAAGGATATCACCCTAGAACAGGGTGATACTCAAGGTCAGTTGTTATGGAAAGTTCATGCAAAATCGGCAACCTATAGTGAAGATCGACAAATTGCCATTGTAGAAGAACCATCAGGGGAATTGTATCAAGATGGAAAATTGGTCTATCGAGTCGAGGCAAAACGGGGAGAAGTTCACCAAGATGGCAATTTAATTTTACTTAAAGACGAAATTAAGGCGATCGCCGTTGAAGATGAGGTGGTGTTAGAAGGCAATGAACTGGAATGGCGACCCCATGCAGATGTGCTAGTGGTTCATAATACACTAACGGGTTCCCATCCCCAGGTCGAAGCCAAAGCCGATCAAGCCAAAGTCTATAGCCGGTTGCGGCAAATGGAATTGATCGGTAATGTAGAGGCGATCGCCCATACTCCCCAGTTACGAATGAACACTGAACATTTGATGTGGTTGATGAAAGATCAGCAAGTGCTGGGATCGGTTCCCCTGGAAGTGAAACACTACCAAGAAGAGGAACAAAGCTTAACTGAACCACCAGCACGTCCCCCCAGTCACACTGCCTTAGCGGGGGGGAGCATGGTGGACTTAGAGAATGAATCCGTCACCTTGATGAATCAAGTGACCTTAACCGCAGCCAACCCTGCTTTAGAAGCTAAAAGTGATTCCATGACCTGGGATTTGAAATCCCAGTCTGTGGGAGCCAATCAAACCCTCACCTTAGAGCATCTGGATGAACAACTGACCTTAGTGGGCGATCGCGGCTCCGTCGATTTAGCCAATCAAGTGGCCCATTTAACCGAAAATGTTCGCGTAACTGGGGGACGGAATCAATCGGATCTCTCGGCAGAAAATGTTACTTGGTCTTTTGGAACTGAAGAGGTAGAAGCCACGGGGAATGTGACCTATCGGCAAGTGAATCCCCCCTTATTTTTGCAAGGAGCCAGGGCCTTTGGCCAGTTACGAGATCAAAATATTACTGTGAGTAGTGGCGATCGTACCCGCGTCGTCACAGAGATTATCCCTTAG
- a CDS encoding Npun_R2821/Npun_R2822 family protein, giving the protein MNQGIYIVANNKVKENAIALLNSIRMYDPGITVYMIPFNEEYQETAQILGEEHNVQIFPDLALVEEFTSKISEIFDRDFLALPNKMRKLVAWFGPLDDFLYIDTDIIVFEKMSDILSYLSDYGFICCDYHHSGRGLQDIFSPLVKEQNLFTEAELKDVFNSGFWASKKTAISQEQMYSLLQECSQHREYFDFSSQVTDQPILNYLVLKSIPKRLNLVKLPEGVPGSWAGSSHFEEKDHILYDKGKRLMYLHWAGSAMGQGGPYRELWRYYRYLGDPNPPADPPAPKPEPQWKQKLRKIKKAILG; this is encoded by the coding sequence ATGAACCAAGGAATTTACATTGTAGCGAACAATAAAGTTAAAGAGAATGCGATCGCCCTCTTAAACAGTATTCGCATGTACGATCCTGGCATTACAGTTTACATGATACCCTTCAATGAGGAATATCAAGAAACCGCCCAAATCCTGGGAGAGGAGCATAACGTTCAGATTTTTCCTGATTTAGCTCTTGTAGAAGAATTTACTAGCAAAATTAGCGAGATATTCGATCGGGACTTTTTGGCATTACCCAACAAAATGCGAAAGCTCGTTGCGTGGTTCGGCCCCCTAGACGACTTTCTCTATATCGATACGGATATCATCGTCTTTGAAAAGATGTCCGATATCCTCTCTTACTTATCAGACTATGGGTTTATCTGTTGCGATTATCATCACTCTGGACGCGGATTACAAGATATTTTTTCGCCCTTAGTCAAAGAACAAAATCTCTTTACAGAAGCAGAATTAAAAGATGTGTTCAATAGTGGCTTTTGGGCCTCGAAAAAAACGGCCATTTCCCAGGAGCAGATGTATAGTCTTCTGCAAGAATGTAGTCAACATCGAGAATACTTTGATTTTTCCTCCCAAGTCACTGACCAACCCATTCTCAACTACCTAGTTCTCAAATCAATTCCCAAACGATTAAATTTGGTCAAATTACCAGAAGGAGTGCCAGGCAGTTGGGCGGGATCGAGTCATTTTGAAGAAAAAGACCATATTTTATATGATAAAGGCAAGCGATTAATGTATCTCCATTGGGCTGGAAGCGCTATGGGACAGGGTGGCCCTTATAGAGAGTTATGGAGATATTACCGCTATCTCGGCGATCCCAATCCTCCGGCTGACCCTCCAGCACCTAAACCGGAACCGCAATGGAAACAAAAGCTGAGAAAAATTAAGAAAGCCATCCTCGGTTAA
- a CDS encoding Npun_R2821/Npun_R2822 family protein, with protein MTNGIYTLANDVVYDQVVALLNSIEVNLSPEFPVWIIPYDNRLDKIKDLVKSRNNVELLSDEAILSRWEDFAYEIWKRHPSALANWQSRGIEGVNRLGMHRRFCAFDEDSPLEKFIYCDGDVLVLNQLDFVFDRIKDQEFVVYDFQYKDLTHVYNIHSEKVGKIFPQERLSSEIFCAGFYGSKRGLFPQETREWLLQQLESGEAEILYPNGPDQSILNYMTMRSDRPAYNFSLQLPKEQTTGCSVTSPHFEQRGHLLYDKGVQLTYLHYIGISSKVFTRLCAGENIDFPYRDIFLHYRYLHDPENRPQFVGKPKPYNAPPTFIDKVLRKLGMKTSRK; from the coding sequence ATGACTAATGGAATCTATACCCTTGCCAATGATGTCGTCTACGATCAAGTGGTGGCTCTTTTAAACAGTATCGAAGTTAATCTGAGTCCAGAGTTTCCCGTTTGGATTATTCCCTACGATAACCGCTTAGACAAAATTAAGGATTTAGTTAAAAGTCGAAACAATGTCGAGCTTCTTTCTGATGAAGCTATTCTTTCTCGATGGGAAGATTTTGCGTATGAAATTTGGAAGAGACATCCTTCAGCCTTAGCAAATTGGCAATCAAGAGGAATTGAAGGAGTCAATCGTTTAGGGATGCATCGGAGATTTTGTGCTTTTGATGAAGACAGTCCTTTAGAGAAATTTATTTATTGTGATGGTGATGTTCTGGTTCTCAATCAGTTAGATTTTGTTTTCGATCGCATCAAGGATCAAGAGTTCGTGGTCTATGATTTCCAATACAAAGATCTTACCCATGTTTACAATATTCACTCTGAAAAAGTTGGGAAGATTTTTCCACAAGAGCGTTTAAGTTCAGAAATTTTTTGTGCAGGTTTTTATGGATCTAAACGGGGATTATTTCCACAAGAAACGCGAGAGTGGTTACTTCAGCAATTGGAATCAGGTGAAGCAGAAATCTTATATCCCAATGGGCCAGATCAGTCTATTCTTAACTATATGACTATGCGTTCCGATCGCCCAGCCTATAATTTTTCCCTGCAACTCCCCAAAGAACAGACAACTGGATGTTCTGTAACCTCTCCCCACTTTGAGCAACGGGGTCATTTGCTCTATGATAAAGGGGTACAGCTCACTTACCTGCACTATATCGGTATATCTTCTAAGGTATTTACTAGGCTCTGTGCGGGAGAAAATATAGACTTTCCCTATCGAGACATATTCTTACACTACCGCTATCTACACGACCCTGAAAATCGACCTCAATTTGTGGGTAAACCTAAACCTTATAATGCACCCCCTACGTTTATAGATAAAGTGTTGCGTAAATTAGGAATGAAGACCTCTAGGAAATAA